From a region of the Thermus caldilimi genome:
- a CDS encoding cation:proton antiporter: MHPSVEAFTLAAGLLALGALLVHRFGFPPLPVYLLTGLLVGQGLPVEELEPLPSLGLLLLLFSVGLEFGPDRLKGLSGKAIQAGLYDALALPLGFLLGLLAGLDLRGAALLAGVIYVSSSAVIVKLIIDLRRAANPESEVVLGVLVLEDLVVAILLALLGGHGPVGFLGGVALALAYLLFARFVGPKLVSWMEGLSDELILLLGATFTTGTALLFHAIGASEGVGAFLAGVIAAALGLRERLEHLFGSVRDLGVALFFLVVGAKALSLFQGVTPGVLGLALLGLLVKLPLNHAGGTRVGLSRKRRLYSALYLVPRGEFNLVLGALAQAQGYPLVAQVAVLLVLLSIPLGALLIRFAPELGRLLLREAPRPRRPARSP, translated from the coding sequence ATGCACCCTTCTGTGGAGGCCTTTACCCTGGCCGCAGGGCTTTTGGCCCTGGGAGCCCTCCTGGTCCACCGCTTCGGTTTCCCTCCTCTACCCGTCTACCTCCTCACCGGCCTCCTGGTGGGACAAGGGCTGCCCGTGGAAGAGCTGGAACCCCTCCCCTCCTTGGGGCTTCTCCTCCTCCTCTTCTCCGTGGGGCTGGAGTTCGGTCCCGACCGGCTCAAGGGGTTATCGGGCAAGGCGATCCAGGCGGGCCTGTACGACGCCCTCGCCCTGCCCCTGGGGTTTCTCCTGGGGCTCCTCGCCGGGCTGGACCTTCGGGGCGCCGCCCTCTTGGCCGGGGTCATTTACGTGAGCTCCAGTGCGGTGATCGTCAAGCTAATCATCGACCTGCGGCGAGCGGCCAATCCGGAAAGCGAGGTGGTCCTTGGAGTTTTAGTCCTTGAAGACCTGGTGGTGGCCATCCTCCTGGCCCTCCTGGGGGGACACGGCCCCGTGGGCTTTCTGGGAGGGGTGGCCTTAGCCCTGGCCTACCTGCTCTTCGCCCGCTTCGTCGGTCCCAAGCTGGTCTCCTGGATGGAAGGGCTATCTGATGAGCTCATCCTCCTCCTTGGGGCCACCTTCACCACCGGGACCGCCCTGCTTTTCCACGCCATCGGGGCTTCGGAAGGTGTGGGGGCGTTTCTTGCCGGAGTCATCGCCGCCGCCTTGGGCCTTCGAGAAAGGCTAGAGCACCTCTTCGGCTCCGTGCGAGATCTGGGCGTGGCCCTTTTCTTCCTGGTGGTGGGAGCCAAGGCCTTGAGTCTTTTCCAAGGTGTGACGCCTGGCGTTCTGGGGCTAGCCCTTCTCGGGCTCCTTGTGAAGCTTCCCCTAAACCATGCGGGGGGTACCCGAGTGGGGCTTTCCCGCAAACGCCGGCTCTACAGCGCCCTTTACCTGGTGCCTCGAGGGGAGTTCAACCTGGTCCTGGGTGCCTTGGCCCAGGCCCAGGGCTACCCCCTGGTGGCCCAGGTGGCGGTGCTGTTGGTGCTCCTTTCCATCCCTTTGGGGGCCCTCCTCATCCGGTTTGCCCCCGAGCTTGGCAGGCTCCTTCTCCGGGAAGCCCCTAGGCCCCGCCGTCCCGCCCGCTCCCCCTAA
- a CDS encoding SDH family Clp fold serine proteinase — translation MEIFFQLFWLFFILSALTPYLQQQMLLGARARKIAELERKRKSRVITLIHRQEAVSFLGIPISRFINIDDSEQVLRAIRLTDKNMPIDLILHTPGGLVLAAEQIAEALLRHPAKVTVFVPHYAMSGGTLIALAADEIVMDENAVLGPVDPQLGQYPAASILKVLEKKPIQEIDDQTLILADVAEKALKQVKATVKSLLMKRMPEEKAEEVATLLSQGTWTHDYPIDVAQARDMGLPVSTEMPLEVYELMDLYPQAQGGKPSVQYVPVPYRHQQPGRP, via the coding sequence ATGGAAATCTTCTTCCAGCTTTTCTGGCTCTTCTTCATCCTTTCTGCCCTAACCCCCTACCTGCAACAGCAGATGCTCCTGGGAGCCAGGGCCCGGAAGATCGCCGAGCTGGAGCGCAAGCGGAAAAGCCGGGTCATTACCCTCATCCACCGCCAGGAGGCCGTGAGCTTCTTGGGCATCCCCATCAGCCGCTTCATCAACATCGACGACTCGGAGCAGGTCCTAAGGGCCATCCGCCTCACGGACAAGAACATGCCCATCGACCTCATCCTCCACACCCCAGGGGGCCTGGTCCTGGCGGCGGAGCAGATCGCCGAGGCCCTGTTGCGCCACCCCGCCAAGGTCACGGTCTTCGTGCCCCACTACGCCATGTCCGGGGGTACCCTCATCGCCTTGGCCGCGGACGAGATCGTCATGGACGAGAACGCGGTCTTGGGCCCCGTGGACCCTCAGCTTGGCCAGTACCCGGCGGCCAGCATCCTCAAGGTGCTGGAGAAAAAGCCCATCCAGGAGATCGACGACCAGACCCTGATCCTGGCGGACGTGGCGGAAAAGGCCCTCAAACAGGTGAAGGCCACGGTGAAAAGCCTCCTCATGAAACGCATGCCCGAAGAGAAGGCCGAGGAGGTGGCCACCCTCCTCTCCCAGGGCACCTGGACCCACGACTACCCCATCGACGTGGCCCAGGCTCGGGATATGGGCCTACCCGTGAGCACGGAGATGCCTCTGGAGGTCTACGAGCTCATGGACCTCTACCCCCAGGCCCAGGGGGGTAAGCCCAGCGTGCAGTACGTGCCCGTACCCTATCGTCACCAGCAGCCCGGGAGGCCTTAG
- a CDS encoding rhomboid family intramembrane serine protease, whose product MFPLYDINHARRPAYGVKGLVLANALAFLWQLSVGLEWSAEAYGFIPALFFQDPAGQGYRLLTSMFLHGSFFHILSNMWFLWVFGDNVEDRMGHGRFLLFYLLGGLAAALAQGLFSLTSTLPMIGASGAVSAVLGAYYILFPRAYVVSVILFIFPLFVTFPAGFYIGYWAFLQLFQGLLGLPGVAWWAHLGGFLFGVLTAQRFAPRWRRW is encoded by the coding sequence GTGTTTCCCCTCTACGACATCAACCACGCCCGCCGGCCCGCCTATGGGGTGAAAGGGCTGGTCTTAGCCAATGCCCTGGCCTTTCTTTGGCAACTCTCCGTGGGCCTGGAGTGGTCTGCCGAAGCCTACGGCTTTATCCCTGCCTTGTTCTTTCAGGACCCTGCGGGCCAGGGCTACCGCCTCCTCACCAGCATGTTCCTCCACGGGAGTTTCTTTCACATTCTCTCCAATATGTGGTTCCTCTGGGTCTTTGGAGACAACGTGGAGGACCGCATGGGCCACGGGCGCTTCCTCCTCTTCTACCTCCTCGGGGGGCTGGCCGCGGCCCTAGCCCAGGGGCTTTTCTCCCTCACCTCCACCCTCCCCATGATCGGGGCCAGCGGGGCGGTCTCGGCGGTGCTGGGGGCGTATTACATCCTCTTCCCCAGGGCCTACGTGGTCTCGGTGATCCTCTTCATTTTCCCCCTCTTCGTCACCTTCCCCGCGGGGTTCTACATCGGGTATTGGGCCTTTCTTCAACTCTTCCAGGGGCTTTTGGGCCTACCTGGGGTGGCCTGGTGGGCCCACCTGGGGGGATTCCTTTTCGGCGTCCTCACGGCCCAGCGCTTTGCCCCCAGGTGGCGGCGCTGGTAA
- a CDS encoding CBS domain-containing protein, producing the protein MKVAELMTPNPDTIGPEATLEEAARRILEKRYGSLPVVDREGCLLGLLQVEELLPRPENIPFSDVEALQLFGEWVDGEFLEDIYRRYQKTPVKAVMRTDIPRLHPEDPVGKALETLLTSEVRHLPVVDQGNRVVGILTRSDFLKLILRRR; encoded by the coding sequence ATGAAGGTAGCCGAACTCATGACCCCAAACCCCGACACCATCGGGCCCGAGGCCACCTTGGAAGAGGCCGCCCGGCGCATCCTGGAAAAGCGCTACGGCAGCCTGCCTGTGGTGGATCGGGAGGGATGCCTACTGGGGCTACTCCAGGTGGAGGAACTCCTTCCCCGCCCCGAGAACATCCCCTTCTCCGATGTGGAGGCTCTGCAGCTTTTCGGGGAGTGGGTGGACGGGGAATTTTTAGAGGATATCTACCGACGCTACCAGAAAACGCCGGTAAAGGCTGTGATGCGTACGGACATCCCCCGTTTGCACCCTGAAGACCCGGTGGGCAAGGCCTTGGAAACCCTCCTCACCAGCGAGGTGCGCCACCTTCCGGTGGTAGACCAAGGCAACAGGGTGGTGGGCATCCTCACCCGGAGCGACTTCCTCAAGCTCATCCTGAGGAGGCGGTGA
- a CDS encoding cation:proton antiporter — MHGAGHILEVFYLILAAQVMAFLFKRLNQPVVIGEVLAGILVGPALLGWVHEGEILEFIAELGAIFLLFMVGLETRLRDILAVGKEAFLVAVLGVAFPFVGGYLFGLQIGFATLPSLFLGTALVATSVGITARVLQELGVLARPYARIILGAAVIDDVLGLIVLAVVNGVAKTGQVELGAILQLILLSVVFVGLAVLLSPLFARLPLERLPVGSPVGFALALGVGMAALAASIGLAPIVGAFLGGMLLSELREKYRLEEPIFAIEGFLAPIFFAMVGVRLELAALVSPATLVAGTMVTVIAILGKVLGGFLGSLTQGVRSALTVGVGMAPRGEVGLIVAALGLAAGAVNEEEYAIVLFMVVFTTLFAPFALKPLIAWTERSLRQAKE; from the coding sequence ATGCATGGAGCTGGGCACATCCTCGAGGTCTTCTACCTCATCCTGGCCGCCCAGGTCATGGCCTTCCTCTTCAAGCGCCTGAACCAACCCGTGGTGATCGGGGAGGTGCTGGCCGGCATCCTGGTGGGCCCCGCCCTCCTGGGTTGGGTGCACGAGGGGGAGATCCTGGAGTTCATCGCCGAGCTCGGGGCCATCTTCCTCCTCTTCATGGTAGGCCTGGAAACCCGCCTCCGGGACATCTTGGCCGTGGGCAAGGAGGCCTTCCTGGTAGCCGTCTTGGGGGTGGCCTTCCCCTTCGTGGGGGGGTACCTCTTCGGCCTCCAGATCGGCTTCGCTACCCTGCCCTCCTTATTCCTGGGCACCGCCTTAGTGGCCACCAGCGTGGGCATCACCGCCCGGGTGCTGCAGGAGCTTGGGGTCCTCGCCCGCCCCTACGCCCGCATCATCCTGGGGGCTGCGGTCATCGACGACGTGCTGGGCCTCATCGTCCTGGCGGTGGTGAACGGGGTAGCCAAAACAGGGCAGGTGGAGCTGGGGGCCATTCTGCAACTTATCCTGCTCTCCGTGGTGTTCGTGGGGCTAGCGGTCCTCCTCTCCCCCCTTTTCGCCCGCCTGCCCTTGGAGCGGCTCCCGGTGGGTAGCCCGGTGGGCTTCGCCCTGGCCCTGGGGGTGGGCATGGCCGCCTTAGCGGCCTCCATCGGCCTGGCCCCCATCGTGGGGGCCTTCCTAGGAGGCATGCTCCTTTCCGAGTTGCGGGAAAAGTACCGCCTGGAGGAGCCCATCTTCGCCATCGAGGGCTTCCTGGCCCCCATCTTTTTCGCCATGGTAGGGGTGCGGCTGGAGCTCGCCGCCCTCGTCTCCCCCGCCACCTTGGTGGCGGGGACCATGGTCACGGTGATCGCCATCCTGGGCAAGGTCCTGGGGGGGTTCCTGGGTTCCTTGACCCAAGGGGTACGGTCCGCCCTCACCGTGGGAGTGGGCATGGCCCCTCGAGGGGAGGTAGGGCTCATCGTGGCCGCCTTGGGCCTGGCCGCGGGAGCGGTGAACGAGGAGGAGTACGCCATCGTCCTCTTCATGGTGGTCTTCACTACCCTCTTTGCCCCCTTCGCCCTCAAGCCCCTCATTGCCTGGACGGAAAGGAGCCTACGCCAGGCTAAGGAATAG
- a CDS encoding transglycosylase SLT domain-containing protein, whose translation MRWLLVLSWVALTSCRSQALPEPFASLERGVTEEVRQVALGGEGYARMLAGWLLVDRDAWPSGQTDLREQEEVPLAERAEYAWRYALFLEEVRAFEPGWEAKEAWRKAAPLLTAAGDPRAFSAWQRLLPEEEAVSALLALGEGERLWEALFQGRAYEALLRVLPEGARPDLRAQALFQLGRYQEALPFYQAWARRDPRGYLGLGYALWRLGRREEALEALARYDHPESRYAQGRIWEEMGRTLEAVAAYRQSTPEGLWRATALLEKQGLGREALGLYLELARTKSPYADDAALRAYFLAEQLGLGEVRGEALSLLEGGLGLLLGKEPPPPPPALSSPPPPEAPLVEALVASGKAAWARGVVRYALWQRPGDWPALVPLLYRLGAYREGIRVAWPTLLAYPRPYREWVEAYAGKEGLDPNLLYALLHVESRFDPRAVSPTGALGLAQFLRSTWADVARVLGEPPADPFDPEVSVRYAARYLRWLMERCAAFEGLEQVACALTAYNGGIGYTLRGIAREGDLYAFLRFQERDEPREYLAKVLSAYAAYRAIP comes from the coding sequence GTGCGGTGGCTTCTCGTCCTTTCTTGGGTTGCCCTTACCTCTTGCCGGAGCCAGGCTTTGCCTGAACCCTTTGCCAGCCTGGAAAGGGGCGTGACGGAGGAGGTGCGCCAGGTGGCCTTGGGGGGAGAGGGGTACGCCCGCATGCTGGCGGGCTGGCTTCTTGTAGACCGGGATGCTTGGCCCAGCGGGCAAACAGATTTGCGGGAGCAGGAGGAGGTGCCCCTGGCCGAGCGGGCGGAGTACGCCTGGCGCTACGCCCTTTTTTTAGAAGAGGTGCGGGCCTTTGAGCCGGGCTGGGAGGCGAAGGAGGCCTGGCGCAAGGCCGCCCCCTTGCTCACCGCCGCCGGGGATCCCAGGGCCTTCTCCGCCTGGCAGAGGCTTTTGCCGGAGGAGGAGGCCGTTTCGGCCCTTCTGGCCTTGGGAGAAGGGGAGCGGCTTTGGGAAGCCCTCTTCCAGGGGCGGGCCTACGAGGCCCTGCTGCGGGTGCTCCCCGAGGGGGCGCGGCCCGACCTCCGGGCCCAGGCCCTTTTCCAGCTGGGGCGCTACCAGGAGGCCCTACCCTTTTATCAGGCGTGGGCCAGGCGGGATCCCAGGGGGTACTTGGGCCTGGGCTACGCCCTGTGGCGGCTTGGGCGAAGGGAGGAGGCCCTGGAAGCTCTGGCCCGCTATGACCACCCGGAAAGCCGCTACGCCCAGGGAAGGATCTGGGAGGAAATGGGGAGGACCCTCGAGGCGGTGGCCGCTTACCGCCAGAGCACCCCTGAGGGCCTCTGGCGGGCCACGGCTCTTTTGGAGAAGCAAGGGCTTGGGCGGGAGGCTTTGGGGCTCTACCTGGAACTTGCCCGGACGAAGAGCCCCTATGCGGACGACGCCGCCTTGCGGGCCTATTTCCTGGCGGAGCAACTGGGGCTTGGGGAGGTTCGGGGAGAGGCCTTAAGCCTTCTTGAGGGAGGGCTAGGCCTCCTCTTGGGGAAGGAGCCTCCGCCTCCACCCCCCGCCCTTTCTTCCCCCCCGCCCCCTGAGGCCCCCCTGGTGGAGGCTTTGGTGGCCTCGGGCAAGGCGGCCTGGGCCCGGGGGGTGGTGCGCTACGCCCTTTGGCAAAGGCCTGGGGACTGGCCTGCCCTGGTGCCTCTCCTTTACCGCCTGGGGGCCTACCGGGAGGGGATCCGGGTCGCCTGGCCCACCCTCTTGGCCTACCCCCGCCCCTACCGGGAATGGGTGGAGGCCTATGCCGGGAAGGAGGGTTTAGACCCCAACCTGCTTTATGCCCTCCTCCACGTGGAAAGCCGCTTTGACCCCCGGGCGGTGAGCCCCACAGGCGCCTTGGGGCTGGCCCAGTTTCTGCGGAGCACCTGGGCGGACGTGGCCCGCGTGCTGGGGGAGCCCCCCGCCGACCCCTTCGATCCAGAGGTCAGCGTCCGCTACGCCGCCCGCTACCTGCGCTGGCTCATGGAGCGGTGCGCCGCCTTCGAAGGCCTGGAGCAGGTGGCCTGCGCCCTCACCGCCTACAACGGGGGGATTGGCTACACCCTGAGGGGCATCGCCCGGGAAGGAGATCTTTACGCCTTCCTGCGCTTCCAGGAGCGGGATGAGCCCCGGGAGTACCTGGCTAAGGTGCTTTCCGCCTACGCCGCCTACCGGGCTATTCCTTAG
- a CDS encoding replicative DNA helicase has translation MEGRIPPHNLEAEQSVLGAILLDSDVLDGLEGLLPSPEAFYAEAHRKIYAAMQALRSQGKPVDLVTLAEELSRRGELEALGGVSYLVQLSEATPTAAYAEHYARIVAEKWTLRKLIQAAGEAMRLAYEEAGSLDEILDTAGKKILEVALTQTDTEARAMRELVHETFEHIEALFQNKGEVSGVRTGFKELDQLIGTLAPGSLNIIAARPAMGKTAFALTIAQHAALKEGVGVGIYSLEMPASQLTLRLMCSEARIDMNRVRLGQLTDRDFSRLVDVAGRLSEAPIFIDDTPDLTLMELRARARRLRSQYEVGLLIIDYLQLMSGPGAGKQGENRQQEIAAISRGLKALARELNVPVIALSQLSRAVEARPNKRPMLSDLRESGCLAGDTLVQLADGSRKPIRDLVGRSGFSVLALNEATLKLEAARVSRAFATGVKPVFVFTTQLGRQIRATANHKFLTSKGWKRLDELRPGDWVALPRRLDVATQQTLRDEELALLGHLIGDGCILPRHTLQYTTRDPDLADGVAQLATAVFGDALNPQIKAERGWFQVYLSASRRLGKGIRNPLAEWLEELGIWGLRAHEKRVPEPVFTHPPSAIARFLRHLWSTDGCFHMSRGEKPYPKVYYATSSEQLALDVQTLLLRLGINSRVRRISQKGKGRDQFHVIISGHHDLSAFLDQVGVVGVRQAKVAKEVEAYLQSHSGNPNRDVIPAEVWLPTIRPVLGASGLSQRELYRAVGVAYAGSTLFRQNLSRDRALRMAHALKWEALSQMATSDVYWDKVASIQPDGIEEVFDLTVPGLHNFVANNIIVHNSIEQDADLVMFIYRDEYYNPHSEKAGIAEIIVGKQRNGPTGTVELQFHAAHVRFNDLAREP, from the coding sequence ATGGAAGGCCGTATTCCCCCCCACAACCTCGAGGCGGAACAGAGCGTCCTGGGGGCCATTCTCCTGGATTCGGATGTGCTGGACGGGCTGGAAGGCCTCCTCCCCTCCCCCGAGGCCTTTTACGCGGAGGCCCACCGCAAGATCTACGCCGCCATGCAGGCCCTAAGGTCCCAGGGCAAGCCCGTGGACCTGGTGACCTTGGCGGAGGAGCTTTCCCGCCGGGGGGAGCTGGAAGCCCTGGGAGGGGTTAGCTACCTGGTCCAGCTTTCCGAGGCCACCCCCACCGCCGCCTACGCGGAGCACTACGCCCGCATCGTGGCGGAGAAATGGACCCTAAGAAAGCTCATCCAGGCGGCAGGCGAGGCCATGCGCCTGGCCTACGAGGAGGCGGGAAGCCTGGACGAGATCCTGGACACCGCGGGCAAGAAGATCCTCGAGGTGGCCCTCACCCAGACGGACACCGAGGCCCGCGCCATGCGGGAGCTGGTCCACGAGACCTTTGAGCACATCGAGGCCCTTTTCCAAAACAAGGGCGAGGTTTCCGGGGTGCGCACCGGCTTCAAGGAACTGGACCAGCTCATCGGTACCCTGGCCCCGGGCTCCTTAAACATCATCGCCGCCCGCCCCGCCATGGGCAAAACCGCCTTCGCCCTCACCATTGCCCAGCACGCCGCCCTGAAGGAAGGCGTGGGGGTGGGCATCTACTCCCTGGAGATGCCCGCCTCCCAGCTCACCCTGCGCCTCATGTGTTCGGAAGCCCGCATCGACATGAACCGGGTGCGCCTGGGCCAGCTCACGGACCGCGACTTTTCCCGCCTGGTGGATGTGGCGGGAAGGCTTTCCGAGGCCCCCATCTTCATCGACGACACCCCGGACCTAACCCTGATGGAGCTCAGGGCCCGGGCCAGAAGGCTCAGGAGCCAGTACGAGGTGGGCCTTCTCATCATCGATTACCTCCAGCTTATGTCCGGCCCCGGGGCGGGCAAGCAAGGGGAGAACCGGCAGCAGGAGATCGCCGCCATCTCCCGGGGGCTCAAGGCCCTGGCCCGGGAGCTCAACGTGCCCGTGATCGCCCTAAGCCAGCTTTCCCGGGCGGTGGAGGCCAGGCCCAACAAGCGCCCCATGCTCTCGGACCTAAGGGAGTCGGGTTGCTTGGCTGGAGACACCCTAGTCCAGCTGGCCGATGGCTCAAGGAAACCCATACGCGACCTGGTAGGCAGGTCGGGGTTTTCCGTTCTGGCCCTCAACGAAGCCACTTTGAAGCTGGAGGCAGCTAGGGTAAGCCGGGCCTTTGCCACGGGGGTAAAACCCGTCTTTGTTTTCACCACGCAGCTGGGCCGCCAGATCCGTGCCACCGCCAACCACAAGTTCCTAACCTCAAAGGGATGGAAGCGTCTGGATGAGCTTCGGCCCGGGGATTGGGTAGCCTTACCTCGGAGGCTAGATGTGGCCACCCAACAAACCCTTAGGGACGAGGAACTGGCCCTTCTCGGGCACCTCATCGGGGATGGTTGCATCCTACCCCGTCATACCCTCCAATACACGACGCGAGACCCGGACCTTGCCGACGGAGTAGCTCAACTGGCCACAGCCGTGTTTGGGGACGCACTCAATCCCCAGATCAAGGCTGAACGGGGGTGGTTCCAGGTTTACTTGAGCGCAAGCCGGCGTCTTGGGAAGGGTATCCGCAATCCCCTAGCGGAGTGGTTGGAGGAACTAGGTATCTGGGGACTAAGGGCTCACGAAAAGCGGGTGCCAGAACCGGTATTCACTCACCCTCCCTCTGCTATCGCTCGATTTCTTCGTCACCTCTGGTCCACCGACGGGTGTTTTCACATGTCAAGGGGGGAAAAACCTTACCCAAAGGTCTACTACGCCACCAGTAGCGAACAGCTGGCTTTGGATGTCCAGACCCTTCTGCTCCGCTTAGGCATCAACTCCCGTGTTCGGCGCATTTCGCAAAAGGGAAAGGGCCGCGACCAGTTCCATGTCATCATTAGTGGACACCATGACCTAAGTGCTTTCCTCGATCAGGTGGGCGTTGTGGGCGTCCGTCAGGCTAAGGTTGCAAAGGAAGTGGAGGCTTACCTTCAAAGCCATAGCGGCAATCCTAACCGGGATGTGATCCCTGCAGAAGTTTGGCTGCCTACCATTCGGCCCGTGTTAGGGGCATCAGGGCTTTCCCAGCGGGAACTCTACCGCGCCGTGGGCGTGGCCTACGCAGGCAGCACGCTCTTTAGGCAAAACCTAAGCCGGGACCGGGCCTTGCGAATGGCCCATGCTCTGAAATGGGAGGCCTTAAGCCAAATGGCTACCAGCGATGTTTACTGGGACAAGGTAGCCTCCATCCAACCGGACGGAATAGAGGAAGTATTTGACCTCACCGTCCCTGGCTTGCACAACTTCGTTGCCAACAACATCATCGTCCACAACTCCATCGAGCAGGACGCAGACCTGGTGATGTTCATCTACCGGGACGAGTACTATAACCCCCACTCCGAAAAGGCAGGGATTGCGGAGATCATCGTGGGCAAGCAGCGCAACGGCCCCACAGGCACGGTGGAACTCCAGTTCCACGCTGCCCACGTGCGCTTCAACGACCTGGCCCGGGAGCCCTAG
- a CDS encoding protoglobin domain-containing protein yields the protein MDPGELLDLLKGRTGFTEAHTALLRELGQVMVPIAPEVALAFYDYLGRDPELSEILHAVPGRVERLYGTFARWYAELFGGTYDRAYAEGRRRIGLVHARLGIGPRAMIPAMGIVQELSLEHLRTALRGPEVFSAVEAFEKIVAVEIGLIEESYLEALALGLSLGHRDLKEALAQGAAALLQAGHT from the coding sequence GTGGACCCGGGCGAACTCCTCGACCTCCTCAAGGGGCGCACCGGCTTTACCGAGGCCCACACTGCCCTTCTGCGGGAGCTGGGCCAGGTGATGGTCCCCATCGCCCCCGAAGTGGCCCTGGCCTTCTACGACTACCTGGGGCGGGATCCGGAGCTTTCGGAAATCCTTCACGCCGTGCCCGGCAGGGTGGAGCGGCTTTACGGCACCTTCGCCCGCTGGTATGCCGAGCTTTTCGGGGGCACCTACGACCGGGCCTATGCGGAAGGGCGCAGGCGCATCGGGCTGGTCCATGCCAGGCTGGGCATCGGACCCAGGGCCATGATTCCCGCTATGGGGATCGTGCAGGAGCTTTCCCTGGAGCACCTGCGCACCGCCTTGCGCGGTCCCGAGGTTTTTAGTGCGGTGGAGGCCTTTGAGAAGATCGTGGCCGTGGAGATCGGACTCATCGAGGAAAGCTACCTCGAGGCCCTTGCCTTGGGCCTCTCCCTGGGCCACCGGGACCTGAAGGAGGCCTTGGCCCAAGGGGCGGCTGCCCTTTTGCAGGCGGGCCACACCTAG